A part of Desulfobacterales bacterium genomic DNA contains:
- the mftF gene encoding mycofactocin biosynthesis glycosyltransferase MftF (Members of this protein family, MftF, are glycosyltransferases, members of PF00535 (glycosyl transferase family 2). The encoding gene is found as part of the mycofactocin cassette, in Mycobacterium tuberculosis, many other Actinobacteria, and occasional members of other lineages. Mycofactocin itself, a putative redox carrier, is a heavily modified derivative of the C-terminal Val-Tyr dipeptide of the mycofactocin precursor MftA (TIGR03969).): protein MLRSLSIQLADNVHIKNLNSKWYLATDAPLRFIRVPQSVNRVIEKISGRGCRMSDIYEDKERAESKQLTQTLFIMIQKGYLKLFQNDFIPDDGDFPSVSVIIPVRNRPKDIVECLSALSNVDYPKNKLEIIVVDDGSNDDTVARVRDFNVKLISQSISRGPAASRNVGARKATGDILAFLDSDCVAEQGWLKKIVPFFSLEGMGAVGGFVDSYFKSSRLDRYEAAFSSLNMGKRILFGASSESNFYVPTCNMFIQRDVFETAGAFTSGMHVGEDVDLCWRMRKKGYFLLYVPFGSVAHKHRNHLGKMLKRRAEYGTSEAALYKYHPDKKKQFVAPVCSSLSFIAFFAAIILNIPVLAGLCILFYGLDVIRKKENLKKINPDIGKEITLKKLCLSTLKSHLSLFYYAGFFMIRYFLILFIITGLIYFPVWIAGFGLLMICSGVDFCIRKPNLSYPVFFFIYVLEHCAYQTGVFIGCVKHKYMKCYLPLIKINTHPSR from the coding sequence ATGCTCAGATCACTAAGTATTCAATTGGCAGATAATGTACATATAAAAAATCTGAATTCAAAATGGTATCTGGCAACCGATGCTCCGTTGCGATTCATTCGTGTACCGCAGTCTGTCAACCGCGTTATTGAAAAAATATCCGGTCGAGGGTGCCGAATGAGCGATATCTACGAAGATAAAGAACGAGCGGAGTCAAAGCAGCTGACCCAAACGCTGTTTATCATGATTCAAAAAGGATATCTTAAATTATTTCAAAATGATTTCATACCAGATGACGGCGATTTTCCGTCGGTATCCGTAATTATTCCGGTAAGAAACCGGCCGAAAGATATCGTTGAGTGTCTTTCCGCTCTTTCAAACGTCGATTATCCAAAAAATAAACTTGAAATCATTGTTGTGGATGACGGATCGAACGATGACACCGTTGCCCGTGTTCGTGATTTTAACGTCAAGCTCATTTCACAATCCATCTCCCGGGGACCTGCAGCCAGCCGAAATGTTGGGGCGAGAAAGGCAACGGGAGATATCCTGGCATTTTTGGATAGTGATTGCGTTGCCGAACAGGGATGGTTGAAAAAAATAGTCCCATTTTTTTCTCTGGAGGGCATGGGTGCCGTGGGGGGATTTGTGGACAGTTATTTTAAAAGTAGCCGGCTGGATCGCTACGAAGCGGCATTTTCGTCGTTGAACATGGGAAAGCGGATATTATTCGGTGCGTCCTCGGAATCAAATTTTTATGTACCCACATGCAATATGTTTATTCAAAGAGACGTTTTTGAAACGGCCGGCGCTTTTACAAGCGGCATGCACGTGGGAGAAGATGTCGATTTATGCTGGAGAATGAGAAAGAAGGGCTATTTTTTGTTGTACGTGCCGTTTGGATCGGTTGCCCACAAGCATAGAAATCATTTGGGGAAAATGTTGAAAAGAAGAGCCGAATACGGAACGTCTGAAGCGGCATTATATAAATATCATCCGGATAAAAAAAAACAGTTTGTAGCGCCGGTGTGTTCAAGCCTGTCGTTTATCGCTTTTTTTGCGGCGATTATTTTAAATATTCCCGTGCTCGCAGGCTTGTGCATCCTCTTTTACGGTCTGGATGTCATCCGTAAGAAAGAAAATTTAAAAAAAATCAATCCGGATATCGGAAAAGAAATTACGTTGAAAAAGTTGTGTCTATCTACGCTCAAAAGCCATTTATCATTATTCTATTATGCCGGTTTTTTCATGATTCGATATTTTTTAATTTTATTCATTATAACAGGGCTGATTTATTTTCCTGTCTGGATTGCCGGTTTTGGATTGTTGATGATTTGCTCGGGCGTTGATTTTTGCATCAGAAAACCAAACCTGTCCTACCCGGTTTTCTTTTTTATCTATGTGCTGGAGCATTGCGCTTATCAAACAGGGGTATTTATCGGATGTGTAAAACACAAATACATGAAATGTTATTTGCCCCTGATAAAAATAAACACTCATCCATCTCGTTGA
- the mftB gene encoding mycofactocin biosynthesis chaperone MftB (MftB, a small protein, is a peptide chaperone that assists the radical SAM enzyme MftC in performing two modifications to the C-terminal Val-Tyr dipeptide of the mycofactocin precursor peptide, MftA. MftB's role is analogous to the role of PqqD in the biosynthesis of PQQ, a cofactor that derives entirely from a Tyr and a Glu in the precursor PqqA.) has product MEDVIYRLASGVSVRNESFGLLFYCAEDTNLTFVNSGDLLDAEQLSGCQNASDLCRLSESKSKKIQKILSKLVERGLILENRISV; this is encoded by the coding sequence ATGGAGGATGTCATTTATCGATTGGCGTCCGGAGTTTCAGTTAGAAATGAATCGTTCGGACTTCTTTTTTACTGTGCCGAGGATACGAATCTCACATTTGTGAATTCCGGTGATCTGTTGGATGCTGAGCAGCTGTCCGGATGTCAGAATGCATCGGATCTGTGTCGGCTGAGTGAAAGCAAAAGTAAAAAAATTCAAAAAATACTTTCAAAATTGGTTGAAAGGGGGCTGATTCTTGAAAACAGAATATCTGTATAA
- a CDS encoding carbohydrate porin, whose protein sequence is MEQNWWQKWGEIKRGMLLLLSMTLIACGSTVWAQESTDQINLLKQEIQDIKNQQNAKLLELEQKLMDLQSQNEQIKSTSEETQETIKSLDALKGVEFHGYGRAGAGVNSEGGDQEVFMAPGAGAKYRLGNEVDTWLEMDLAKNWTNPDSDGAFFKSYFKITYQDETHANTGYDDTDHVKVSEAYVETGNVLKAFPEVKFWAGKRWYRRDWIHINDFFFLNSTGNGGGVEDIDLGFGKLAVAFMQGTDGGYQIEEVGRVSKNMFDIRFDFSAPVGDCTIWVAPSWVEGGNYLDTNNVAQEYPDADGYAVGMVYSLNEILGGSNKFSIQYGEGTGSDFTPNVQSPTPTLDNSSQFLITDQFTIQPCEKFSMQTALVYRIMDDGTDQDSQTDWFSFGLRPTWHFSKYLSACVEAGMDYVDSESNGYNGMLYKVTPCLQISAGDFFFARPSVRLFATYADWADDFKGLVGGDAFINETDGYTCGVQMEVWW, encoded by the coding sequence ATGGAGCAAAACTGGTGGCAGAAATGGGGAGAAATTAAACGGGGAATGCTTCTGCTGTTGAGCATGACGCTGATTGCCTGCGGATCGACGGTCTGGGCTCAGGAAAGCACAGATCAAATTAATTTATTGAAACAGGAAATTCAGGACATTAAAAATCAGCAAAACGCCAAGCTGCTTGAACTGGAACAGAAGTTGATGGATCTTCAATCCCAGAATGAGCAAATCAAGTCAACGTCCGAGGAAACTCAGGAAACAATCAAATCGTTGGATGCACTCAAGGGAGTTGAATTTCATGGCTACGGCCGGGCGGGTGCAGGTGTAAATTCGGAAGGTGGGGACCAGGAAGTGTTCATGGCACCCGGGGCTGGCGCTAAATACCGTCTGGGCAATGAAGTTGATACCTGGCTGGAAATGGATCTTGCTAAAAACTGGACCAATCCGGATAGTGACGGGGCTTTTTTTAAATCCTATTTTAAAATTACGTATCAGGATGAAACTCACGCAAACACTGGGTATGACGATACGGACCATGTGAAGGTGTCCGAGGCATATGTGGAAACCGGTAATGTGCTGAAGGCATTTCCCGAGGTAAAATTCTGGGCTGGTAAACGCTGGTATCGGCGGGACTGGATCCATATCAACGATTTTTTCTTCCTGAATTCGACCGGTAACGGCGGCGGTGTTGAAGATATCGATCTGGGATTCGGAAAGCTTGCCGTTGCCTTTATGCAGGGGACCGATGGCGGTTATCAGATTGAGGAGGTCGGACGGGTCTCCAAAAACATGTTTGATATCCGGTTTGATTTCAGCGCGCCGGTCGGGGATTGCACGATATGGGTGGCCCCCTCATGGGTTGAGGGAGGAAATTACCTGGATACCAATAACGTCGCACAGGAGTATCCGGATGCGGACGGGTATGCGGTGGGCATGGTATACAGCCTGAATGAAATTTTGGGCGGATCGAACAAATTTTCGATTCAATACGGGGAAGGAACCGGCTCGGATTTTACTCCGAATGTCCAGTCACCGACCCCTACGCTGGATAACTCCTCTCAATTCCTGATTACCGATCAATTTACAATTCAACCGTGTGAAAAGTTTTCCATGCAGACTGCGCTGGTCTATCGAATCATGGATGACGGAACCGATCAAGATTCGCAGACCGACTGGTTTTCTTTTGGACTTCGTCCCACATGGCATTTCAGCAAATATTTGTCGGCATGTGTCGAGGCAGGTATGGATTATGTCGACAGCGAATCCAATGGATATAACGGGATGTTGTATAAGGTGACACCGTGCCTCCAGATATCGGCCGGCGATTTTTTCTTTGCCCGTCCAAGTGTTCGTTTGTTTGCGACGTATGCAGACTGGGCGGATGATTTTAAAGGCCTGGTCGGGGGAGACGCCTTCATAAACGAGACTGACGGCTATACATGCGGCGTACAGATGGAAGTCTGGTGGTAA
- a CDS encoding UxaA family hydrolase, whose protein sequence is MEFNGYKRSNGTVGTRNYVGIIATVVCANEVADEISRRVQGTTCFMHHQGCCQTPVDIERVNRTLIGLGKNPNLASVLLISLGCESTSVERVAREIAESGKRVETVVIQEIGGAVNSIAKGTLLAQELVQEASCIQKEPCSVSDIVLGLKCGSSDTTSGLAPNPSLGIASDLVIENGGSSVLGEVTEFIGAEHLLAKHGKDERVGQKVLDFVQRMENRAKSAGADIRGGQPTGGNIKGGLTTIEEKSLGAIAKAGNAPIQELYEYGEIPQVKGLVVIDSPGREPEILTGLAAAGCTVICFTTGRGAPQGFPFVPVIKITGNQVTWEKLRDHMDIEVNSVIAGTESLSSAGNRIFQEILNVASGKLTKAEISGYTNSMDIYMVGPVI, encoded by the coding sequence ATGGAATTTAACGGTTACAAAAGAAGTAACGGGACGGTAGGGACCCGGAACTATGTCGGTATCATAGCGACGGTGGTGTGCGCCAATGAAGTCGCGGATGAAATTTCCAGACGGGTTCAGGGGACGACCTGTTTTATGCATCATCAAGGCTGTTGTCAAACTCCGGTTGACATCGAGCGTGTGAATAGAACGTTGATTGGACTCGGAAAAAATCCGAATCTGGCGTCTGTTCTTTTGATAAGTCTGGGCTGTGAGAGTACTTCGGTTGAAAGAGTGGCCAGAGAAATTGCCGAATCCGGAAAACGTGTTGAAACGGTTGTTATTCAGGAAATCGGTGGGGCCGTCAACTCGATTGCAAAAGGAACGCTTCTGGCTCAGGAGCTGGTCCAGGAAGCATCCTGCATCCAGAAGGAGCCGTGTTCGGTCAGTGATATCGTGTTGGGTTTGAAATGCGGAAGTTCCGATACCACCTCCGGCTTGGCGCCAAATCCATCATTGGGGATTGCCTCGGATCTGGTAATTGAAAATGGAGGCTCTTCCGTGTTGGGAGAAGTGACCGAGTTTATCGGAGCCGAGCATCTGCTTGCCAAACATGGTAAAGATGAACGGGTCGGGCAGAAGGTTCTGGATTTTGTTCAACGAATGGAGAACAGAGCAAAATCGGCCGGTGCCGATATCCGGGGCGGGCAACCCACCGGCGGTAATATCAAGGGCGGTTTGACGACAATCGAGGAAAAATCTCTGGGGGCGATTGCGAAAGCCGGAAATGCTCCGATACAGGAACTGTATGAGTATGGCGAAATTCCTCAAGTAAAGGGGCTTGTCGTGATAGACTCACCTGGCCGGGAGCCGGAAATTTTAACAGGACTTGCGGCTGCCGGCTGTACTGTCATTTGTTTTACCACTGGACGGGGGGCTCCGCAGGGTTTTCCTTTTGTTCCGGTTATCAAGATTACCGGAAATCAGGTGACATGGGAAAAACTCAGAGATCATATGGATATTGAGGTCAATTCCGTAATAGCGGGTACTGAAAGCTTGTCGAGTGCGGGAAATAGGATATTTCAGGAGATACTGAATGTCGCATCCGGAAAACTGACAAAAGCCGAGATATCCGGCTATACGAATTCCATGGATATCTACATGGTAGGACCGGTGATCTGA
- a CDS encoding DUF126 domain-containing protein: MTTYKGKSIGNMGVVEGEALVTTDLVAFWAGTNWETGEIVEIGHEARGKNVADKILVFPKGKGGAGDTFGYYYLFRSGKAPRAMVCNDGMGQTVAGALLVRTPMIYGFSEDVVDIINTGDTVKVDTEKGEIEIIKRKA; encoded by the coding sequence ATGACGACATATAAAGGGAAAAGCATTGGTAACATGGGAGTCGTGGAAGGTGAAGCGCTGGTGACAACGGATCTGGTTGCATTCTGGGCCGGGACCAACTGGGAAACGGGTGAAATCGTTGAAATCGGTCATGAAGCGCGTGGCAAGAATGTAGCGGATAAAATTTTGGTTTTCCCCAAAGGTAAGGGCGGGGCCGGAGATACTTTTGGCTATTATTACCTGTTTCGCAGCGGAAAGGCGCCCAGAGCGATGGTATGCAACGACGGTATGGGGCAGACCGTGGCCGGAGCACTTTTGGTACGGACACCAATGATTTACGGCTTCAGTGAAGATGTTGTCGATATTATCAATACCGGAGATACCGTGAAAGTGGATACGGAAAAAGGTGAGATCGAAATTATAAAAAGGAAAGCATAA
- the mftC gene encoding mycofactocin radical SAM maturase (MftC is a radical SAM/SPASM enzyme that catalyzes the first two steps in biosynthesis of the electron carrier mycofactocin from the terminal Val-Tyr dipeptide of the precursor peptide MftA.), whose translation MKTEYLYNRRLSAPVNVTWEITKKCNLSCRHCLSAGTMANCKEDMTLAQCKSFIDDLHRLKVFQVNIGGGEPILREDLFEILNYCHEKNIVTCVSTNGTLINDEVAKKFSTMPMLYIQVSLDGATPEVNALHRGKGNFERSIHGIELLNKYNFPNLSINSVVTRLNYHEIPDLYKMGKFYKAKTRLSRFRPSGSARGAWKRLQLTKDQIMGLSDYLNKYKEVLTGDSFFSITAEDRKDLGLNMCGAAKMTCSVSPDGRVYPCAFLQEAEFYSGNILETSLKTIWDTSSVFQMLRDLKVESCRSCPRFDICHGGCPAVAFFLKNELNCPDPECIYQVQLQLRESVA comes from the coding sequence TTGAAAACAGAATATCTGTATAACCGGAGGCTGAGTGCCCCTGTTAATGTCACTTGGGAAATTACAAAAAAATGCAATCTGTCCTGCCGTCACTGCCTGTCCGCAGGAACGATGGCAAACTGCAAAGAAGATATGACGTTGGCACAGTGTAAGTCTTTTATCGATGATTTGCATCGCTTAAAGGTATTTCAGGTTAACATAGGGGGTGGGGAACCCATATTGCGGGAGGACCTGTTTGAAATACTGAATTATTGCCACGAAAAAAACATCGTTACATGCGTCAGTACGAACGGGACATTGATCAATGACGAGGTCGCCAAAAAATTTTCAACGATGCCGATGCTCTACATTCAGGTCAGCCTCGATGGTGCTACGCCTGAGGTCAATGCACTTCACCGGGGAAAGGGAAACTTTGAGCGTTCGATCCATGGGATTGAGTTGTTGAATAAATATAATTTTCCAAATTTAAGCATAAATTCGGTTGTAACGCGGCTAAATTATCATGAAATTCCGGATTTATATAAAATGGGAAAGTTTTATAAGGCCAAAACCCGTTTATCCAGGTTCAGGCCTTCAGGAAGCGCCAGAGGCGCATGGAAACGGCTTCAGTTAACCAAGGATCAGATTATGGGCCTTTCCGATTATTTGAATAAATACAAGGAGGTGCTGACCGGGGATTCTTTTTTTTCCATCACCGCCGAAGACCGAAAGGATCTCGGACTCAATATGTGCGGTGCTGCCAAAATGACATGCAGCGTATCTCCGGACGGTCGGGTATATCCCTGTGCGTTTCTTCAGGAAGCCGAATTTTATTCAGGAAATATACTGGAAACCTCTCTTAAAACAATCTGGGATACATCGTCGGTATTTCAAATGCTTCGGGATTTGAAAGTCGAATCGTGCCGGAGTTGTCCCCGGTTTGATATATGCCATGGGGGATGCCCGGCTGTCGCATTTTTTCTTAAAAACGAGCTGAATTGCCCGGATCCGGAATGCATATATCAGGTTCAGCTTCAGCTTCGGGAAAGTGTTGCATGA
- a CDS encoding aconitase X, which yields MKLNKEQKDMLAGKEGRGVQKSMEILVGIGEAQEADELVKINYAHLMPPDVMFMPYGLQGQWAHDMTYELTQDVKQLKVPCTIEPKFCDMSIAKDLMYSDDVIKEMTEIQGNAANFYEKLGVVPTYTAMPFYYYRGWLGEHVSISESIATLWFNTMFGSRCERDDGVKSLAAAITGYVPNEGAHLDENRHGEVVIRLSEDLNFKNFNDADWDAFSLATSRKCKDKRPVFLGVPKDTPITDMKHLLAVIAVESGLALMHIVGITPEAPTLKAALMGKKPLNEFVIDKHDIDEAYALANTATGSDVDFILMGCPHLTLRELKEVAEELEGKKVHKDVKLIVTTQKTMLEQAADLGYVQVIRNAGGIIVPDMCIAFAGTQAKGTIATNSIKAVFFYAGFSSDGSRKVRFGSTRECVQSAVSGKWEGRK from the coding sequence ATGAAACTGAATAAAGAGCAAAAAGACATGCTGGCGGGGAAAGAAGGACGTGGTGTTCAAAAATCCATGGAAATCTTGGTCGGAATCGGCGAAGCACAGGAGGCTGATGAACTTGTTAAAATAAATTATGCGCATCTCATGCCGCCGGATGTGATGTTCATGCCCTATGGCCTGCAGGGCCAGTGGGCCCATGATATGACGTATGAATTGACGCAGGATGTCAAACAGCTGAAAGTTCCCTGCACGATTGAACCTAAATTTTGTGATATGTCTATCGCAAAAGATCTGATGTATTCGGATGATGTTATAAAAGAAATGACGGAAATTCAGGGAAATGCGGCAAATTTTTATGAAAAGCTGGGTGTAGTGCCCACATACACGGCCATGCCGTTTTATTATTACAGGGGGTGGCTGGGAGAACATGTGAGTATTTCCGAGTCTATCGCAACGCTATGGTTCAACACCATGTTTGGTTCCAGGTGTGAACGGGATGACGGCGTTAAATCCCTGGCAGCGGCTATTACAGGTTATGTCCCCAACGAAGGCGCCCATCTGGATGAAAACAGGCACGGGGAAGTTGTTATCAGACTTTCTGAAGATTTGAACTTCAAGAATTTCAATGACGCGGACTGGGATGCGTTCAGCCTGGCGACCAGTAGAAAGTGTAAAGACAAGAGGCCTGTATTTTTAGGTGTTCCCAAGGATACTCCGATCACCGATATGAAGCATCTGCTGGCCGTGATAGCAGTCGAATCCGGGTTGGCCCTGATGCATATCGTCGGAATTACTCCGGAAGCGCCGACATTGAAGGCTGCACTGATGGGCAAAAAACCTTTGAACGAGTTTGTGATTGACAAACATGACATCGATGAAGCCTATGCGCTTGCCAATACGGCTACCGGTTCGGATGTTGATTTTATTCTGATGGGCTGCCCCCATCTGACGTTAAGAGAGCTAAAAGAGGTTGCTGAAGAACTTGAGGGTAAAAAAGTCCATAAAGATGTCAAGCTTATCGTGACCACACAGAAGACAATGCTCGAGCAGGCCGCGGATCTGGGGTATGTTCAGGTCATTCGGAATGCCGGTGGAATTATTGTACCCGATATGTGTATTGCTTTTGCCGGTACTCAGGCAAAAGGGACCATTGCAACCAATTCCATTAAGGCCGTGTTCTTTTATGCTGGTTTTTCTTCGGACGGCTCGCGCAAGGTTCGATTCGGAAGCACTAGAGAATGTGTTCAGTCCGCTGTATCAGGTAAATGGGAAGGGAGAAAATAA
- a CDS encoding lactate racemase domain-containing protein — protein sequence MLYPKMVKIRQRVDSREVKDIDAEVRSELKKINISDKIQPGDRVAITAGSRGISNIAEIIKTVVDEIKTIGADPFIFPAMGSHGGATASGQLEIIEDYGISERTMGVPVVSSMETVNIGETENGIPVYIDKHASEADHIIVVNRIKKHTEFNGCIESGLMKMMVIGMGKHKGAIIAHKYAVKYGYEKVLTAIGKSIIKNAPICIGIGIIENGYGKTAQITAVDAGNIYETEKKLLELSRGITPKLPFDDIDILIVDECGKHISGTGMDTKVVGRLMNIYETPLTHPKITRIILRNLSDGSHGNAIGMGLADFITRKVFDKIDYRSTYVNSITATTPEKARIPVICENDREALDFALATAGPVEMDSVKIVWIRNTSDLFEVFVSHGFMDETKKRSDLDVIGLPLEMIFDESGNLVELW from the coding sequence ATGTTATATCCAAAAATGGTGAAAATCAGACAAAGGGTGGATTCACGTGAAGTAAAGGATATTGATGCTGAAGTCAGGTCGGAATTAAAAAAAATTAATATTAGCGATAAAATTCAGCCCGGGGACAGGGTGGCGATTACAGCTGGGAGTCGCGGAATTTCGAATATCGCGGAAATTATCAAAACCGTTGTTGATGAAATAAAAACCATCGGAGCCGATCCGTTCATATTCCCGGCTATGGGGTCACACGGGGGAGCTACAGCATCCGGTCAGCTCGAGATTATAGAAGATTACGGAATTTCAGAACGCACTATGGGTGTTCCGGTTGTTTCTTCAATGGAAACCGTAAACATCGGGGAGACGGAAAACGGTATTCCTGTATATATAGATAAGCATGCCTCCGAAGCCGATCACATCATCGTTGTCAATCGGATCAAAAAGCATACGGAATTTAATGGATGTATCGAAAGCGGTCTGATGAAGATGATGGTCATCGGAATGGGGAAGCATAAAGGGGCAATTATTGCCCACAAGTACGCTGTAAAATATGGCTATGAAAAGGTTTTAACGGCTATTGGGAAAAGCATTATAAAAAATGCGCCGATATGCATCGGTATCGGAATAATAGAAAACGGATACGGGAAAACAGCGCAGATTACGGCGGTTGATGCTGGAAATATTTACGAAACCGAAAAAAAACTATTGGAATTATCGAGAGGTATTACGCCAAAGTTACCTTTTGACGATATTGATATTCTGATAGTTGATGAATGCGGCAAGCATATAAGCGGTACGGGGATGGACACCAAGGTGGTGGGTCGTCTGATGAATATATATGAAACGCCTTTGACACATCCAAAAATCACGAGAATTATTTTAAGAAATTTGTCGGACGGTAGTCATGGAAATGCCATCGGTATGGGATTGGCTGATTTCATCACCCGAAAAGTATTTGATAAAATTGACTACAGATCGACGTATGTGAATAGTATTACGGCAACAACGCCTGAAAAGGCAAGAATTCCAGTTATTTGTGAAAATGATAGAGAAGCGCTGGATTTTGCCCTGGCAACGGCAGGGCCGGTCGAAATGGATAGTGTAAAAATCGTATGGATTAGAAATACGTCTGATTTATTCGAGGTGTTTGTTTCTCATGGATTTATGGATGAAACGAAAAAAAGAAGTGACTTGGATGTTATTGGATTGCCTTTGGAAATGATATTCGACGAGAGTGGTAATTTGGTTGAGTTGTGGTAA
- a CDS encoding UxaA family hydrolase, with amino-acid sequence MKIDAIMINHIDNVATALRDIKAGEQVRVGMDEKQIQVLAQEFVSYGHKFAVKSISKGEDILKYGEIIGRATQDIASGTHAHIHNIESLRGRGDLEGGGN; translated from the coding sequence ATGAAAATTGATGCGATTATGATCAACCACATTGATAATGTGGCAACCGCGTTGCGTGATATAAAGGCCGGAGAACAAGTGAGGGTCGGAATGGATGAAAAGCAGATCCAGGTGCTGGCTCAGGAATTTGTTTCGTATGGTCATAAATTCGCTGTCAAAAGTATATCCAAAGGAGAGGACATATTAAAATATGGTGAAATCATCGGACGGGCCACACAAGATATTGCGTCCGGTACCCATGCTCATATTCACAACATAGAAAGTCTTCGTGGACGTGGTGATTTGGAAGGCGGGGGTAATTAA
- a CDS encoding radical SAM/SPASM domain-containing protein, translated as MMPYTKQELPETVAAFDEKAVYIEQRLLNNSIRYQRLKKTGAPMKPLGVSIAVTGRCNSHCIMCSIWKIGKENPDLITQEMTVDEILGYLSDPYMQNLVEIDLTGGEPYLRDDLEAIIFGIVDLKLKHGNLKKLQTIIVPSNGYLTDKILTTLERVLARLKGLGIDFVPVSSLDGIGNTHDIIRGTRGAFEKQKATIDGMVELRKIYSDFFFPMLKSTIMHANVNELEELFHFASQRQMFPIISSVIISKKRFRNDKYRSQLELTAGDQKKIATFYADEKKDLDFYYKKIFESIISGEKQWTCTALFDYVFIDYDRKVYPCPIQDACVGDLRYASLSEILTSPGAAEIRKKVGSMELCRQCTEPGSVRYSQIMEGGAMLDFIKAKGRMYYKQMIFDRGLHKLLEV; from the coding sequence ATGATGCCATATACAAAACAAGAATTGCCTGAAACGGTCGCCGCTTTTGACGAAAAAGCGGTGTATATCGAACAGCGTCTTTTGAACAACAGCATTCGATACCAACGTTTGAAAAAAACCGGTGCCCCCATGAAACCGTTGGGAGTCAGTATTGCCGTTACCGGGCGCTGCAATTCTCATTGTATTATGTGCAGCATATGGAAAATCGGTAAAGAAAATCCGGACTTGATAACACAGGAAATGACAGTTGATGAAATCCTGGGCTATTTGTCGGATCCTTATATGCAAAATTTGGTTGAGATCGATCTGACCGGGGGAGAGCCTTATTTAAGGGACGATCTGGAAGCGATAATATTTGGAATTGTTGATCTGAAATTAAAGCACGGAAATTTGAAAAAACTGCAGACGATCATTGTGCCTTCAAACGGTTATCTGACGGATAAAATTTTGACAACGCTGGAAAGGGTTCTGGCAAGGCTCAAGGGATTGGGGATCGATTTTGTACCGGTATCATCGTTGGACGGTATCGGCAACACCCATGATATCATTCGTGGAACTCGGGGTGCTTTTGAAAAGCAGAAAGCAACCATCGACGGGATGGTGGAATTAAGAAAAATATATTCGGATTTCTTTTTTCCGATGCTCAAATCCACCATTATGCATGCCAATGTGAATGAACTGGAAGAACTGTTTCATTTTGCATCACAGCGTCAAATGTTTCCCATTATATCTTCTGTCATTATATCAAAAAAGAGATTCAGGAATGACAAGTACAGATCTCAACTGGAATTGACTGCAGGAGATCAGAAAAAGATCGCGACGTTTTATGCTGATGAGAAAAAGGACCTGGATTTTTATTATAAAAAAATTTTCGAAAGCATCATATCCGGTGAAAAACAATGGACGTGTACAGCGCTGTTTGACTACGTCTTCATAGATTATGACCGAAAGGTATATCCCTGTCCCATTCAGGATGCGTGCGTGGGCGATTTGAGATATGCATCCCTGAGCGAAATCCTGACCTCGCCAGGAGCGGCGGAAATACGTAAAAAAGTAGGCAGTATGGAATTATGCCGGCAATGTACGGAGCCGGGCTCGGTCAGATATAGTCAAATTATGGAAGGCGGTGCCATGCTTGATTTTATAAAAGCCAAGGGAAGAATGTACTACAAGCAAATGATTTTTGACAGAGGATTGCACAAGTTGTTGGAGGTCTGA